GATATCGCGTACTCATATTCCTTGTTTTTGCTATTCTTTCAATTACGGTATCCATACTATACACCAAGTACTTCATTAAAAAGAAGGAACAAAACGAGTAAATCCTTCAGAAATGATATGCACAATTGATTAAACAAATGGAAATGAAGCTTATGAATACTTACACCGGCAAATTCCACCTCCTGCTTTTGATGCTAATCTTTGCACTTTTTAGCAGCTGTTCAAACAACGAAACCACATCGGGAGAAACCAAAGTTGCGGAGCAAATTTCACTCGAAAAAAGCATTTTTAAACCTGCTTCAGACACTGAAATAGCAGTTGAACCTCCTCCGTTAACCGACGGTATTTTCCCATGTAACGATTGTCACTCCGAAATAGAACCCAATCCGGAGAGAAGAGAACTTGTGGACATGCATGACGACATTACCGCACTTTTTAACCACGACAGCGAAAACAGATGGTGCCTGGATTGTCACGATGCCAGCAACCGCGATTCGTTACGACTGGCCAGCGGGAAACTGCTTGACTTTAAGGAATCGTACAAATTATGCGGGCAGTGCCACGGCGAAAAACTGAGAGACTGGAAAGTGGGAGTGCACGGCAAAAGAACCGGTGAGTGGAATGGACAAAAAGAGTATTTGTTGTGCGTGCATTGCCATAATCCGCATGCACCAAAATTTGAGGCAATCACACCGGAACCACCACCCGTGATGCAAGAGAACATCAGTTACAGGAACATTAAAACCGATGAACAATGAAAAAAGATAAATCAAGAAGGTCATTCTTAAAAAATATATCACTTGCGTCATTCGCAGCATTAGCTGCTACCGGATGCAACATGAAAGAACTGGAGGAGTTTTTCCAACGAAACTTCAGAACCTTAACAGATAAAGAGAAAGATGATATCATCAATACTTTAAAGCAAAAGTACAAGGATAAATACGATAAAGATTTTCAGGTTTCGGCAAAACCGGCACTCGAAAATGTTGAATTTGCATATGCTTTGGATTTGTCGAGATGTATAGGTTGCCGTAAATGCGTTTATGCCTGCGTGGGTGAAAACAATCAGTCCCGATCTCCACAAATTCACTGGATCCAGGTTCTTCAAATGGAAAAAGAAAAGGGAATCGATTTTGCCCATTCCGATGTACATTACAATCCGGAAAAAGTTCCTGAAAAGGGACATTTCTACTTGCCGGTTGCCTGCCAGCAATGCCGCAATCCACAATGCACAACTGTTTGTCCGGTTAAAGCTACCTGGCAGGAACCCGACGGAATTGTGGTTGTTGACTACAACTGGTGCATTGGATGCAGGTATTGTATGGCTGCCTGTCCATACGGTGCAAGGCATTTTAACTGGGGCGAACCGGAGATTCCGGCTGAAGAATTAAATACAGATATGCACTACCTGGGAAACAGGCCGCGCACAAAAGGAGTAGTTGAAAAATGTACATTCTGCATTCAACGCGTCAGAAAAGGCAAATATCCTTCGTGTGTTGAAATTTGCCCGGTGGGAGCACGAAAGTTCGGAAATCTGCTGGATCCCGAAAGCGAGATAAGGTATATTCTGGAAAACAAACGTGTACTTGTGCTTAAAGAAGAATTAAACACGC
The sequence above is a segment of the uncultured Draconibacterium sp. genome. Coding sequences within it:
- a CDS encoding cytochrome c3 family protein, with the protein product MKLMNTYTGKFHLLLLMLIFALFSSCSNNETTSGETKVAEQISLEKSIFKPASDTEIAVEPPPLTDGIFPCNDCHSEIEPNPERRELVDMHDDITALFNHDSENRWCLDCHDASNRDSLRLASGKLLDFKESYKLCGQCHGEKLRDWKVGVHGKRTGEWNGQKEYLLCVHCHNPHAPKFEAITPEPPPVMQENISYRNIKTDEQ
- a CDS encoding 4Fe-4S dicluster domain-containing protein → MKKDKSRRSFLKNISLASFAALAATGCNMKELEEFFQRNFRTLTDKEKDDIINTLKQKYKDKYDKDFQVSAKPALENVEFAYALDLSRCIGCRKCVYACVGENNQSRSPQIHWIQVLQMEKEKGIDFAHSDVHYNPEKVPEKGHFYLPVACQQCRNPQCTTVCPVKATWQEPDGIVVVDYNWCIGCRYCMAACPYGARHFNWGEPEIPAEELNTDMHYLGNRPRTKGVVEKCTFCIQRVRKGKYPSCVEICPVGARKFGNLLDPESEIRYILENKRVLVLKEELNTQPRFYYFFGV